In Plodia interpunctella isolate USDA-ARS_2022_Savannah chromosome 1, ilPloInte3.2, whole genome shotgun sequence, one DNA window encodes the following:
- the LOC128682132 gene encoding uncharacterized protein LOC128682132, with protein sequence MSQHKFWKGLTPLEINSSSQVPEKIVKLCSLGTDFIVLGNDHGLYHCSIEEGRMEFSRINGITAIDISYHDEILYIIDVHGRLYKTNNSFNNKEEIVVKEDAKCCPHGFKSSSYKVKFRNVVTSDFGQLFISSDGQLWGSGVMPQISLDTSSIKKVPFFEGRTVYSASVGQDFAAVIARKNVKRSGNYDTESDNEDEEVFASNCSQCQTIIGLASPASVPSLSETCPLGVQISKSSDDSSSTTAPQTDVHVDAHSFTEDSSPSSEESKVAPDNVSKKSIVELDVQQNNIIELEESAGVETEAHCYVRNNN encoded by the coding sequence ATGAGTCAACATAAATTTTGGAAAGGCTTAACACCTTTAGAAATTAATTCTTCATCACAAGTACCTGAAAAAATTGTGAAGTTATGTTCCCTTGGCACTGATTTCATTGTCTTAGGGAACGACCATGGCCTTTATCACTGCAGCATTGAAGAAGGCCGAATGGAATTTAGTCGAATTAATGGAATCACTGCGATAGATATATCATATCATGATGAAATTCTTTATATAATTGATGTACATGGCCGCctatacaaaacaaacaatagcTTTAATAACAAAGAAGAAATTGTGGTCAAAGAAGATGCGAAGTGCTGCCCACACGGTTTCAAAAGCTCTAGCTACAAAGTCAAGTTCAGAAATGTAGTGACAAGTGATTTTGGACAACTTTTTATCAGTAGTGATGGGCAACTGTGGGGGTCAGGTGTTATGCCCCAAATATCTTTAGATACTAGTAGTATTAAGAAAGTGCCATTTTTTGAAGGGAGGACAGTATACAGTGCATCAGTAGGGCAGGATTTTGCAGCTGTTATAGCCAGAAAGAATGTTAAAAGGTCAGGTAATTACGACACAGAGAGTGACAATGAGGATGAAGAGGTTTTTGCATCAAACTGCTCACAATGTCAGACAATAATAGGCCTAGCTTCCCCAGCATCTGTGCCGTCCTTATCAGAAACATGTCCCCTTGGAGTCCAAATAAGCAAGTCCAGTGATGACTCCAGCAGCACCACTGCCCCACAGACGGATGTCCATGTTGATGCTCATAGCTTTACTGAAGATTCAAGTCCTTCATCTGAAGAATCTAAGGTGGCACCTGATaatgtttcaaaaaaatctattgtgGAATTAGATGTTCAgcagaataatattattgaattggAGGAAAGTGCAGGAGTAGAAACAGAAGCTCATTGTTATGTTcgaaataacaattaa